From the Paenibacillus tianjinensis genome, the window CAGTAATATTGACCCGCTCTGCAAAAAAGATCATCGGCACTTCCTCATTAATCAGCTTCTGCCATTCATAATAAATCTGCTTCCGGTATTCCTTATCATAGGCTTTGTTCCCCACTCCTTCACGAATCAGCTCTTCGCTTTGCTCCGAGGACCAGCGGGAGTAGTTCCACAAATCGGTTGCCCGCCAGAGTCCCGAAGGATCGGGATCGCTTGCCAGCCCCCATACTCCGTTGAATAATTCAACGGTAGGGTCATCCTTTTCCACTGCCTCATAAAAAAGGTTCAGCTCCTTAAGTGCCCCGCCATTCAGCCGCACATCTAACCCAACATCCCGCCAGTTTTGTAAAATTGCCTGTGTCCGCTCTACGGTCGTACTGCTGCCGGTCATAGCATCATAATGAATAACCAGCTTCTGGCCTTTCGGATCCTCACGCATTCCATCTCCATCTACATCGAGATACCCTGCTTCATCAAGCAGAACCTCCGCCTTCTCCGGGCTGTATGGATACGTATCAATTTCAGTATCGGCAATCTTGGCCCAGCTGGAGCTTGGAATCGGTGTCTCAATCAGCTTGCCCAGTCCATAAGAGTATTGGTTAATAATCCCTTCCCGGTCCAGAGCGTAATACATTGCTTTGCGCAGCCGTTTGTCGGTGAATTTGGGGTTGTCCATCACATTCCGCCGTGCAGTTTCATCCCAATGGCCGAATTTAAAGCCTATGTATTCGTAAGACAGTTCCGGAGATTGCATGAGGGATATGTTATCGAGCTCTTTAAGTGCAGCAAAGGTCTCCCGCGGCGCCGTACCAATATCAATGCCGCCCGTTTCCAAAAGCCCGGTAATTTCACTGTCCTTTACTACCTTATAGTTAATGCCATCTAATAAAGCCTTGCCCTTATAATAATTATCAAACCGCTGCATCCGGACAAGCTGGCCAGGCTGAATCTCCTTCACCTCAAAGGGTCCAATGCCGATCGGCCTCTTCCGTACCTGATCACTGTCGGCCATATCTTTAACAGCTACTCCGCTAAAATATTTCTTATTCATCGGATACGGCCACAAGTTGTCAATGGTATTCACCCGTGCCGAATTCACGGTAATCCTGAGCGTATACGGATCTATAACCTTTACACCGCTTAGCTGATCTGTTTCTCCGCGATGGTAGGCTTCCACGCCCTTTATCATTTCCACACTATAATACCTGGAGCCTGTATAATCAGGGCTTGCGATCGTCTCCAGCGCAAATTTCCAGTCTTCAACCGTCAATTCATCGCCATTATGCCAGCGGACCCCCGGTCTGATGTTAAAGGTAAATACGGTATGGTCATCAGATTCCTTCCAGGAAGCAATGTTAGGAACGGTAGTCAAATCATCCTTCACAGTAAACATGGCCTCGGTAATGAAATCAAGCACATTAGAATCATCTTCGCCCTCAAAAAACGCCGGGTCAAACAGGCCCTGGAACGGAGCAGTATATGCATAGGTAACGGTACCGCCTGAGATGGCTTTATCCTCCGCCTTGCTGTAGCGT encodes:
- the opp4A gene encoding oligopeptide ABC transporter substrate-binding protein: MLKFKISGLLLVMTIILSACNGAGSGGDSYPVRYSKAEDKAISGGTVTYAYTAPFQGLFDPAFFEGEDDSNVLDFITEAMFTVKDDLTTVPNIASWKESDDHTVFTFNIRPGVRWHNGDELTVEDWKFALETIASPDYTGSRYYSVEMIKGVEAYHRGETDQLSGVKVIDPYTLRITVNSARVNTIDNLWPYPMNKKYFSGVAVKDMADSDQVRKRPIGIGPFEVKEIQPGQLVRMQRFDNYYKGKALLDGINYKVVKDSEITGLLETGGIDIGTAPRETFAALKELDNISLMQSPELSYEYIGFKFGHWDETARRNVMDNPKFTDKRLRKAMYYALDREGIINQYSYGLGKLIETPIPSSSWAKIADTEIDTYPYSPEKAEVLLDEAGYLDVDGDGMREDPKGQKLVIHYDAMTGSSTTVERTQAILQNWRDVGLDVRLNGGALKELNLFYEAVEKDDPTVELFNGVWGLASDPDPSGLWRATDLWNYSRWSSEQSEELIREGVGNKAYDKEYRKQIYYEWQKLINEEVPMIFFAERVNITAVNKRLQGVHVDSMSNIIEPDKWWIKEMD